A region from the Medicago truncatula cultivar Jemalong A17 chromosome 6, MtrunA17r5.0-ANR, whole genome shotgun sequence genome encodes:
- the LOC11408829 gene encoding pectate lyase produces MTFLSYFLILFALLIPNFVSSSSVQDPELVVQDVQRSINVSRSRRNLGYLSCGTGNPIDDCWRCDPNWENNRQRLADCAIGFGKDAIGGKNGKIYIVTDSGDDDAVNPKPGTLRYGAIQDEPLWIIFKRDMVIQLKQELLVNSYKTIDGRGASVHIANGGCITIHYVNNVIIHGIHVHDCVPTGNTNIRDSPEHSGFWTVSDGDGISVFNSQHIWIDHCSLSNCRDGLIDVIHGSNAITISNNYMTHHDKVMLLGHSDSYTQDKDMQVTIAFNHFGEGLVQRMPRCRHGYFHVVNNDYTHWEMYAIGGSANPTINSQGNRFLAPDNRFSKEVTKHEDASESEYNSWNWRSEGDLFLNGAFFRQTGAESSSIYARASSLSARPASLVGSITTTSGVLTCKKGNRC; encoded by the exons atgacttttcTTTCATACTTTCTCATTCTTTTTGCTCTTTTAATCCCAAATTTTGTTTCATCCTCTTCAGTTCAAGACCCTGAACTTGTTGTACAAGATGTACAAAG GAGCATCAATGTCTCTAGGTCTAGGAGAAACTTGGGCTATTTATCATGTGGAACTGGCAACCCAATTGATGATTGTTGGAGATGTGACCCAAATTGGGAGAACAACCGACAAAGACTAGCTGATTGTGCAATTGGATTTGGAAAAGATGCAATTGGTggtaaaaatggtaaaatctaCATTGTAACTGATTCAGGTGATGATGATGCAGTAAACCCTAAACCAGGAACCCTAAGGTATGGTGCAATTCAAGATGAACCATTATGGATCATATTCAAAAGAGATATGGTAATTCAGTTAAAACAAGAGCTTTTGGTAAATTCATACAAGACAATTGATGGAAGAGGTGCTAGTGTTCACATTGCAAATGGTGGATGTATTACAATACATTATGTTAATAATGTTATAATACATGGTATTCATGTTCATGATTGTGTTCCAACAGGGAATACAAATATAAGGGATTCACCAGAACATAGTGGTTTTTGGACCGTTTCTGATGGTGATGGAATTTCAGTGTTTAATTCACAACATATTTGGATTGATCATTGTTCTTTGTCTAATTGTCGTGATGGTCTTATTGATGTTATACATGGATCTAATGCTATTACTATTTCAAATAACTATATGACTCATCATGACAAAGTTATGCTTTTGGGACATAGTGATTCTTATACACAAGACAAGGACATGCAAGTTACTATTGCTTTTAATCATTTTGGTGAAGGGCTTGTCCAAAGAATGCCAAG ATGTAGACATGGCTATTTTCATGTGGTGAACAATGATTACACACATTGGGAAATGTATGCAATTGGAGGGAGTGCTAACCCTACAATCAATAGCCAAGGGAACAGATTTCTTGCACCAGATAATAGATTTAGCAAGGAAGTAACAAAGcatgaagatgcatcagaaagTGAATATAATAGTTGGAATTGGAGATCAGAGGGTGATTTGTTCTTGAATGGAGCATTCTTTAGACAAACTGGTGCTGAATCTTCTTCAATCTATGCTAGGGCTTCAAGTCTTAGTGCAAGACCAGCCTCTCTTGTTGGTTCCATCACTACTACTTCTGGTGTGCTCACTTGCAAGAAGGGAAACCGTTGCTAA
- the LOC11407698 gene encoding skin secretory protein xP2 — translation MANMVMAKEVSSSASPKSSPSPSSAPEASEKESEAPASSPKATTSAPTPAPSTDAPVSSPEASPASSPEADEEISSPPSPSPADDLFAPGSAPASDDVAPAAAPTADEAAASSLRFSAAAATVVVAGFFAF, via the coding sequence ATGGCCAATATGGTCATGGCTAAAGAAGTATCCTCATCAGCATCCcctaaatcatcaccatcaccatcgtCAGCACCAGAAGCATCAGAAAAAGAATCAGAAGCACCAGCATCTTCTCCAAAAGCTACCACTTCAGCACCAACACCAGCACCTTCAACTGATGCTCCTGTCTCTTCACCCGAGGCTTCACCTGCCTCTTCACCCGAGGCTGATGAAGAAATTTCATCTCCACCATCACCATCCCCTGCTGATGATCTCTTCGCTCCTGGATCCGCccctgcttctgatgacgtggCTCCCGCTGCCGCCCCAACTGCTGATGAGGCCGCTGCATCATCTCTTCGCTTCTCTGCTGCCGCTGCCACCGTTGTCGTTGCCGGCTTCTTTGCCTTTTAA